One Psychrobacillus glaciei genomic region harbors:
- a CDS encoding DUF4269 domain-containing protein, giving the protein MFETIDYLQFGNKNQKRAFLAIENLGIIHSLSEYHPILCGTLPIGIDILGSDLDIIMNVVEFTSFEKKVTAFFGNHHDFKLKKTSIRNVPVIKANFTFEGFEFEIFGQPQPVKEQYAYIHMIIENTILNHNPCLKDEVIKLKEQGLKTEPAFCKLLGLEGDPYESLLEFGKSKQII; this is encoded by the coding sequence ATGTTTGAAACAATAGATTATTTACAATTCGGAAATAAAAATCAAAAGCGTGCTTTTTTAGCAATTGAAAATTTGGGAATCATTCATTCCTTATCTGAATACCATCCCATTCTTTGTGGTACTTTACCTATAGGAATTGATATTTTAGGTTCCGACCTAGATATTATTATGAATGTTGTAGAGTTCACTTCTTTTGAGAAAAAGGTTACTGCGTTCTTTGGAAATCACCATGATTTCAAGCTTAAAAAAACTTCAATCAGAAATGTACCAGTAATTAAAGCCAATTTTACGTTTGAGGGGTTCGAATTTGAAATATTTGGTCAACCACAACCAGTAAAAGAACAATATGCATACATCCATATGATAATTGAAAATACAATACTCAATCATAATCCTTGTCTCAAAGATGAAGTAATTAAATTAAAAGAACAAGGTCTTAAAACGGAGCCTGCTTTTTGCAAACTTCTGGGGTTAGAAGGTGATCCGTATGAATCACTTTTAGAATTCGGTAAAAGTAAACAAATCATTTGA
- a CDS encoding ribosomal maturation YjgA family protein translates to MPSKNEYIKLGYRNMRIVYMFAVVITILLGLSSRKYSQSLLPFVAQNAGDVMWAMMVYFGFRFLLVRKSLLTAIWLSFSFSFGIEISQLYQAEWINQIRNTLLGALILGIGFLEVDLIRYAVGIMFATVLDKMLPVLIHQRYIKRIAE, encoded by the coding sequence TTGCCTTCTAAAAATGAATATATCAAACTGGGTTACCGTAATATGAGGATAGTTTATATGTTTGCTGTTGTTATTACCATTTTACTAGGTCTATCCTCCAGAAAATACAGCCAATCTCTTCTTCCATTTGTTGCTCAGAATGCTGGGGATGTTATGTGGGCTATGATGGTCTATTTCGGGTTTCGTTTCCTTCTAGTACGTAAAAGCTTGCTGACAGCAATCTGGCTTAGTTTCTCTTTCAGTTTTGGCATTGAAATCAGTCAGCTGTATCAAGCAGAATGGATTAATCAAATTCGTAATACTTTGCTCGGAGCTTTGATTTTAGGTATAGGATTTCTTGAAGTGGACCTGATTCGATATGCTGTAGGAATTATGTTTGCTACTGTTTTGGACAAGATGCTGCCTGTATTAATTCATCAAAGATATATCAAAAGAATAGCTGAATAA
- a CDS encoding oxalate decarboxylase family bicupin, with the protein MENPKQDYSMYENVPQPIRNDGTGGYDTGPRDILRDFENPDLLVPPKTDAGLLPNLKFSFSDTSMKLNLGGWSREITVRELPVATTLAGVNMSLTPGGVRELHWHQQAEWAYMILGRARISSIDSEGRNFIADVGPGDLWYFPPGLPHSIQGLEHCEFLLVFDDGTFSDLNTLSISDWFAHTPKDVLSANFGVPISVFDHIPSGQVYIYQDNVPGPLESQKVDSPYGNIPQSFIHQLLAQKPIKTPGGSVRIVDSSNFPISKNIAAALVEIEPGAMRELHWHPNNDEWQYYLSGQGRMTVFAGNGRARTFDYRAGDVGYVPFASGHYIQNTGDQTLWFLEMFKSDRFVDVSLNQWMALTPSDLVRDNLHVGAELMDDLRKVKYPVVKYPGFSYYPK; encoded by the coding sequence ATGGAAAACCCGAAACAGGATTATAGTATGTACGAAAATGTGCCCCAGCCTATCCGAAATGACGGTACTGGAGGGTATGATACCGGTCCAAGGGATATTTTGCGGGATTTTGAAAACCCTGACTTACTCGTTCCACCGAAAACGGATGCTGGCTTGCTCCCTAATCTAAAATTTTCATTCTCGGACACTTCCATGAAATTAAATCTAGGAGGATGGTCAAGGGAAATCACCGTTAGGGAGCTCCCCGTAGCTACTACACTTGCAGGTGTAAATATGAGCTTGACACCTGGTGGAGTTCGGGAATTACATTGGCATCAGCAAGCGGAATGGGCCTATATGATATTAGGTAGAGCGCGTATCTCGTCAATCGACTCAGAAGGACGGAATTTCATTGCAGATGTTGGTCCAGGTGACCTGTGGTACTTTCCACCTGGTCTTCCACATTCCATTCAAGGGTTAGAACACTGCGAATTTCTGCTTGTCTTTGACGACGGGACTTTTTCGGATCTGAACACCTTATCCATTTCCGATTGGTTTGCTCACACTCCAAAGGATGTACTATCTGCCAATTTTGGCGTACCCATTAGTGTCTTTGACCACATTCCTTCTGGGCAGGTCTATATCTATCAAGACAATGTGCCTGGTCCGCTTGAAAGTCAGAAAGTCGATTCCCCTTATGGAAATATACCCCAAAGCTTCATACATCAGCTGCTTGCACAAAAACCAATTAAGACACCTGGGGGCAGCGTACGAATCGTAGACTCTTCTAATTTTCCTATATCTAAAAATATCGCAGCTGCACTTGTTGAGATTGAACCTGGCGCAATGAGAGAATTACATTGGCATCCGAATAATGATGAGTGGCAATATTATCTCTCAGGACAGGGACGTATGACGGTATTTGCTGGAAATGGCAGAGCCCGTACATTTGATTATAGAGCTGGTGATGTCGGTTATGTACCATTTGCTAGTGGGCACTATATTCAGAATACTGGGGATCAAACGTTATGGTTTTTGGAAATGTTCAAGAGCGATCGCTTTGTCGATGTGTCATTAAATCAATGGATGGCGCTTACCCCTAGCGATCTGGTTAGAGACAATTTGCATGTTGGAGCAGAATTAATGGATGATCTCCGCAAAGTGAAATATCCGGTCGTCAAATATCCTGGGTTTTCCTACTACCCCAAATAA
- a CDS encoding class I SAM-dependent methyltransferase, which translates to MNYKVKESYNQLANDYEHNVDKMSLFNTEYERPAMIKLLPSDIKNKKVLDAGCAAGWYMSQLINLGANVIATYISPKMVVATKRRVGEDAKVLCLDLENELPFEDKSFDLIVSSLVLHYIKDWSKPFSEFRRILKPRGTLLFSVHHPFMDIKLSKNDDYFSNELIIDQWEREGNLIEVPFYRRPLHEIMNETLAYFTLKKVNEPQPTKEFQMKEPVKYEKLMKNPHFMIVKATNDK; encoded by the coding sequence ATGAATTATAAAGTAAAAGAAAGCTATAACCAGCTTGCAAATGATTATGAGCACAACGTAGATAAAATGAGCCTATTTAATACGGAATATGAAAGACCAGCGATGATAAAACTACTTCCATCTGATATAAAAAATAAGAAGGTTTTAGATGCAGGATGTGCAGCAGGCTGGTATATGTCTCAATTAATTAATTTAGGCGCTAATGTAATTGCTACTTATATAAGTCCGAAAATGGTGGTGGCTACTAAACGTCGTGTTGGAGAAGATGCGAAAGTTTTGTGTTTAGATTTAGAGAATGAATTACCTTTTGAAGATAAATCTTTTGATTTAATCGTAAGCTCTTTAGTTCTTCATTATATAAAGGATTGGAGCAAGCCTTTTAGCGAGTTTCGCAGAATATTGAAACCACGTGGGACATTGCTTTTTTCAGTTCACCATCCATTCATGGATATTAAATTATCCAAAAACGATGATTACTTTTCAAATGAATTGATAATTGATCAATGGGAAAGAGAAGGTAATTTGATTGAAGTACCATTTTATCGACGTCCTCTTCATGAAATAATGAATGAAACCCTTGCGTACTTTACGCTTAAAAAAGTAAATGAACCACAACCTACAAAAGAATTTCAAATGAAAGAGCCTGTAAAGTATGAAAAATTAATGAAGAATCCACATTTTATGATTGTAAAAGCAACGAATGATAAATAG
- a CDS encoding DUF4179 domain-containing protein: MTNLNEQDWQKLTEALEAIEIPKEALHQARVKAVHQHRLTKRRKRRLCSVASVAAIVLLLFVTTIRVSPVFAQAVAKITGFSSIVNMIAYDKGISDIVENNYYEELGIVVTQGDYTLTLQSVVADYSGMTIFYNIESTFELSKVNITSFGVSQQGIPWGVTSSYNSSLVDGTLRADKVEIMSVDELSYDNMTFEFNLHLSDAAKTNFAVPFTLTTPIEQPKVYDVNQAVVVDGQTIDIKQLKISPLRAEIRLAADEQNTMQLLKFTSVRLIDENGEEWGKPSGGGMEFGNLRNGEVSLFIQSNYFRQPKKLTLVMEWIEALPKGSDYIEVDFEQKKVLYVPSELDIDVQVPSRNTLEVTYPTGTGGGQLLDGIVDQEGNDFSNNLIEMHVVKREVPFSTWVFTFDYDIAVNPIRLYINSYPLYLDGKVEIDIPLNE; the protein is encoded by the coding sequence ATGACTAACTTGAACGAGCAGGATTGGCAGAAGCTAACCGAGGCATTAGAAGCGATTGAAATCCCTAAAGAAGCCTTACATCAAGCACGTGTAAAAGCTGTGCATCAGCATCGGTTGACCAAAAGGAGAAAACGCCGTCTGTGTTCAGTTGCCAGTGTAGCTGCTATTGTACTGTTGCTGTTTGTAACTACAATTCGTGTATCTCCCGTATTTGCACAGGCAGTTGCTAAAATCACTGGATTTTCTTCTATCGTAAACATGATTGCTTATGATAAAGGAATCAGTGACATTGTCGAAAATAATTACTATGAAGAACTCGGAATTGTGGTAACGCAGGGCGATTATACATTGACTTTACAGAGCGTCGTAGCTGATTATTCGGGCATGACAATATTCTATAATATTGAATCAACCTTTGAACTTTCGAAAGTGAATATAACTTCTTTTGGGGTGTCTCAACAAGGCATTCCATGGGGTGTCACAAGTTCCTACAATAGCTCTCTAGTGGATGGAACGTTACGTGCAGACAAAGTTGAAATTATGTCTGTTGATGAATTATCATATGACAATATGACATTTGAATTTAATTTGCACTTGAGTGATGCAGCAAAGACAAATTTCGCCGTGCCATTCACACTTACCACACCTATTGAACAACCAAAAGTATATGATGTGAACCAAGCCGTTGTCGTAGATGGTCAAACAATTGACATTAAACAGTTGAAAATTTCGCCGTTACGTGCAGAAATCCGATTAGCTGCTGACGAACAAAACACGATGCAATTACTAAAATTCACATCGGTCCGGTTAATTGATGAGAATGGCGAAGAATGGGGGAAACCAAGTGGTGGAGGAATGGAGTTCGGCAATTTGCGTAACGGTGAAGTGAGCCTGTTTATACAAAGCAATTACTTCAGGCAGCCGAAAAAATTAACGTTAGTGATGGAGTGGATTGAAGCACTTCCAAAAGGCTCCGACTATATCGAAGTAGATTTTGAACAAAAGAAAGTACTATATGTGCCTAGTGAACTGGATATCGATGTTCAAGTACCGTCACGCAATACATTGGAAGTCACTTATCCAACTGGAACTGGCGGTGGGCAACTATTGGATGGGATAGTGGATCAAGAAGGCAATGATTTCAGTAATAATCTAATCGAAATGCATGTTGTTAAAAGAGAAGTACCTTTTTCCACATGGGTCTTTACATTTGATTATGATATTGCAGTGAATCCAATTCGACTCTATATTAATAGCTATCCATTGTATTTGGACGGCAAGGTAGAAATTGATATTCCACTTAATGAATAG
- a CDS encoding sigma-70 family RNA polymerase sigma factor has translation MNLEKRAIAGEEQALMELLTRHEDTLYRTAYAYLKNEHDAIEAVQELTYRALKKIHSVKEPAYIATWLVRIIINICLDVKKKQEKFVYNHDVEIASTDQKPYEMADIIASLPTEQQELIYLKYFQDMKNADIAQLKQIPEGTVKSRLHTTLKRLRVLIEKEEL, from the coding sequence ATGAATTTGGAAAAGCGAGCAATTGCGGGTGAAGAACAGGCGTTAATGGAACTATTGACACGACATGAAGATACTCTCTATCGGACAGCCTATGCCTACTTGAAAAATGAACATGATGCTATTGAAGCGGTACAAGAGCTGACGTATCGAGCTTTAAAAAAGATTCATAGCGTCAAAGAACCCGCATACATAGCAACATGGCTTGTTCGAATTATCATTAATATTTGTTTAGATGTGAAAAAGAAGCAAGAGAAATTTGTCTATAATCATGATGTGGAAATTGCATCGACAGATCAAAAACCATACGAAATGGCTGATATCATCGCAAGTTTGCCAACAGAACAACAGGAACTGATTTACTTAAAATATTTCCAGGATATGAAGAACGCTGACATTGCACAGTTGAAGCAAATTCCCGAAGGTACTGTGAAATCAAGACTACACACGACGCTAAAAAGATTACGCGTACTCATTGAAAAGGAGGAACTGTAA
- a CDS encoding NUDIX hydrolase, which yields MSHIARSVQILALFIIPIFDTYRIHGGWVFPSGQVEVGENLMDALKREIKEESGILVVVSNLLGVYSNTGIHKFYDGITDVPMKLMLDYACKPVGGELAISEETSDSRWVSKDKVLDLVTAPAIRTRYQAYLEFDGKINYMEYVTSPTFEIKLNRTV from the coding sequence GTGTCTCATATCGCTAGGTCAGTTCAAATACTTGCTCTTTTTATAATTCCTATTTTCGACACTTATCGTATACACGGTGGGTGGGTATTTCCTAGTGGGCAAGTAGAAGTTGGAGAAAATCTTATGGATGCATTAAAAAGGGAGATAAAAGAGGAAAGTGGGATACTCGTAGTTGTTTCTAATTTACTTGGTGTTTATTCCAATACAGGAATTCATAAATTTTACGATGGCATAACAGATGTTCCTATGAAGTTAATGCTAGATTATGCATGTAAACCTGTGGGTGGAGAATTGGCTATTTCAGAAGAAACATCAGATAGTAGGTGGGTATCTAAGGATAAAGTCCTTGATTTAGTAACAGCACCAGCGATCCGTACCCGATATCAAGCTTATTTGGAGTTTGATGGAAAAATAAATTATATGGAATATGTAACTAGCCCTACGTTTGAAATTAAGTTGAACAGAACTGTTTAG
- a CDS encoding IS3 family transposase (programmed frameshift) → MGKNVYTSEIKWAVVKEKMSGKLTTKEIMEKYGIKNKSQVETWMRWYRANEIHRFDQPIGKQYTFGHGPDFKSEEEKKDTQMNHLKMENEILKKVFGNDKGVEKHIVLQIVEKFRKNYTVSVILSALEIPRSSFYRWLAEGVEKILTLAEEAIIELCKKTKYRNGHRKIKALLKRDYGIKLDRNTVQKTMQKFHLQCKVKQKRKWKSQGESVVIAPNVLNRNFIASKPNEKWVTDITYIQYGSVTLYLSTIMDLYNNEIVTYKLYNHQQTPLVMDTLREALIARGNPQGVIVHSDQGSVYTSYAYQNALKENHLVSSMSRRGNCWDNAVIESFHSSLKTEEFSLAKFNSLSNVSVVQRIDEYIRHYNEERIQEKLGYLTPKEFGIAAA, encoded by the exons ATGGGCAAAAACGTGTATACAAGCGAGATTAAATGGGCAGTCGTCAAAGAAAAAATGAGTGGTAAACTAACAACGAAAGAAATTATGGAGAAATACGGAATTAAGAATAAATCTCAAGTTGAGACATGGATGAGATGGTATAGAGCGAATGAAATTCATCGTTTTGACCAACCGATTGGGAAACAATATACGTTTGGGCATGGGCCTGATTTTAAAAGTGAAGAAGAGAAGAAAGATACGCAGATGAACCATTTAAAAATGGAGAATGAGATTCTAA AAAAAGTATTTGGAAATGATAAAGGAGTTGAAAAACACATAGTTCTTCAAATCGTGGAAAAGTTCCGGAAAAACTATACAGTAAGTGTCATTTTATCAGCCTTAGAAATACCACGTTCCAGCTTTTATCGTTGGTTAGCTGAAGGTGTTGAGAAGATTTTAACCTTAGCAGAAGAAGCAATCATCGAACTATGCAAGAAAACGAAATACCGCAATGGTCATCGTAAAATAAAGGCGTTATTGAAAAGAGATTATGGAATTAAATTAGACCGCAATACCGTTCAGAAAACCATGCAAAAGTTTCATCTTCAATGCAAAGTAAAGCAAAAAAGAAAATGGAAATCTCAAGGTGAGTCAGTAGTAATTGCCCCAAATGTATTGAATCGTAACTTTATAGCTAGTAAACCGAACGAAAAATGGGTAACGGATATTACGTATATTCAATATGGTAGCGTCACATTATATCTTTCGACGATCATGGATTTATATAACAATGAAATTGTCACTTATAAGCTTTATAATCACCAACAGACTCCGTTAGTCATGGATACGTTGCGTGAAGCGTTAATAGCTCGCGGAAACCCCCAAGGTGTTATTGTTCATTCTGATCAAGGAAGTGTCTATACATCGTATGCTTATCAAAATGCCTTGAAGGAAAACCATTTAGTTAGCAGTATGTCCAGACGTGGAAACTGTTGGGATAATGCAGTAATTGAGTCCTTTCATTCTAGTTTAAAAACAGAAGAGTTTAGCCTAGCCAAGTTTAATTCATTAAGTAATGTCAGTGTTGTGCAAAGAATTGACGAGTATATTCGTCATTACAATGAAGAACGGATCCAAGAAAAATTAGGCTACCTTACGCCAAAAGAATTTGGCATTGCGGCAGCCTAA
- a CDS encoding NUDIX domain-containing protein translates to MNNQIYVNWGGNQVSLRWHPYKNINQSEIVTSVHSYCFSQGKVLLVQVKERGFNIPGGHVEFNETPDEALCREAYEEGYVSGEIKYIGAIEVNHKDNPNFEQNGPYPLIGYQLFYRMDVEKCFPFLRVNETTSRIWVEPEEVPYVMNDHEISLLILKEALKIDNT, encoded by the coding sequence ATGAATAATCAAATATATGTTAATTGGGGAGGAAATCAAGTTAGCCTTAGATGGCATCCCTACAAAAATATAAACCAAAGTGAAATAGTAACTAGTGTTCATAGTTATTGTTTTAGCCAGGGTAAAGTGTTATTAGTTCAGGTGAAAGAAAGAGGATTTAACATTCCAGGTGGGCATGTAGAGTTCAATGAAACTCCTGATGAAGCGTTGTGTAGGGAGGCTTACGAAGAAGGTTATGTTTCAGGGGAAATTAAGTATATTGGTGCGATTGAAGTCAACCATAAAGATAATCCTAACTTTGAACAAAATGGACCCTATCCGCTTATAGGTTATCAATTATTTTATAGAATGGACGTTGAAAAGTGCTTTCCGTTTTTGCGAGTAAATGAAACGACATCCCGCATTTGGGTTGAACCAGAAGAAGTTCCATATGTGATGAATGACCATGAAATATCGCTGTTAATCTTAAAAGAAGCCCTAAAAATTGATAATACATAA
- a CDS encoding DUF1835 domain-containing protein: protein MTEKIKKVVEHLTEKEAKSLLFQHLSLVQMLEETDYTEEQFLEHMKKEYQGLLRFLSKPRQKNYTTIHIVFGYSPAGSLKVALPREEKIIVFSELFSIGPVHLLHTKKGLEQRRKWLFQHINLDEQYIHEYLENYQQLVAEIKNIPDHMPIYIWTANNAHEQTAARFVLHSLQDKQNDIHLLNVNEAYQNHWSTPPREHYPLGTGEVAPEKLKIIYEANKCGQPLTKELRNKLAKEWEKLSKTTEVLRIWGDDEIKNVPENYFDTFIVDKARYLHSEQTKPEFMKSARLIGEVLGHVNQYIGDEFIEYRLRQLILQGIFEIEGVPKAMRFYSVKLKEEYNSTNGGRNKFVN, encoded by the coding sequence ATGACAGAAAAAATCAAAAAAGTCGTGGAGCATTTGACGGAGAAAGAAGCAAAATCACTTCTATTTCAACATCTTTCGCTAGTTCAAATGCTAGAGGAAACGGACTATACGGAGGAACAGTTTTTAGAACATATGAAAAAAGAGTATCAAGGACTATTGCGATTTCTTTCCAAACCAAGACAAAAAAACTATACAACAATACATATCGTTTTCGGATATTCACCAGCAGGTAGCCTCAAAGTTGCACTACCAAGAGAAGAAAAGATCATTGTATTTTCCGAACTTTTTTCAATTGGTCCCGTACATCTACTACATACTAAAAAAGGACTGGAGCAACGAAGAAAATGGTTGTTCCAACATATTAATTTAGACGAACAATACATCCATGAATACTTAGAGAATTATCAACAACTGGTAGCGGAAATAAAGAACATACCCGATCACATGCCAATTTACATTTGGACAGCAAACAATGCACACGAACAAACAGCTGCACGATTTGTCCTACACTCACTACAAGACAAACAAAACGACATTCACCTTCTGAATGTAAACGAGGCTTATCAAAATCACTGGTCAACTCCTCCCAGGGAACATTATCCTTTGGGTACTGGAGAAGTAGCACCGGAAAAGTTAAAAATAATCTATGAAGCAAATAAATGCGGTCAACCGTTAACAAAGGAACTTCGCAACAAACTGGCAAAAGAATGGGAAAAACTTTCGAAAACAACAGAAGTACTCCGCATTTGGGGAGACGACGAAATAAAAAATGTACCTGAAAATTACTTCGATACATTCATCGTAGATAAAGCCCGTTATCTACATAGTGAACAAACTAAACCCGAATTTATGAAATCTGCTCGACTTATTGGAGAAGTACTTGGACATGTAAACCAATACATCGGTGACGAATTCATAGAATACCGTTTACGACAGCTAATATTACAAGGAATATTTGAAATAGAAGGTGTACCAAAGGCGATGAGATTCTATAGTGTGAAATTGAAAGAGGAATATAATTCAACAAATGGGGGGAGAAATAAATTCGTAAATTGA
- a CDS encoding DinB family protein, with amino-acid sequence MEQTIFHHMETVRGITEQSILKIPEELADLVPKGFKNNIRWNFGHIAYIQEYLVYGVLDEKINLPKEYREFFRAGTKPADWIETPPSLADIFSVLSEQKLRIQQSLEGNMHRKLPKPMTNHFGNTFHTLGETFLFSFYHEALHMETIKRIYQSILVD; translated from the coding sequence ATGGAACAAACAATTTTTCACCATATGGAAACTGTGAGAGGAATAACGGAGCAATCTATCCTAAAGATACCAGAAGAACTTGCGGATTTAGTACCAAAAGGTTTTAAGAACAATATTCGTTGGAATTTCGGCCATATAGCATATATTCAGGAATACCTGGTCTATGGGGTATTAGATGAAAAGATAAATCTCCCGAAAGAATATAGAGAATTTTTTAGAGCAGGAACTAAGCCAGCTGATTGGATTGAAACACCTCCTTCATTAGCTGACATTTTTTCCGTTTTATCTGAACAAAAATTAAGAATCCAACAATCTCTTGAAGGGAACATGCATAGAAAACTACCAAAACCAATGACGAACCATTTTGGCAACACATTTCACACACTTGGAGAAACATTTCTTTTTAGCTTTTACCATGAAGCACTTCATATGGAAACGATTAAAAGAATATATCAATCTATTTTGGTGGATTAA
- a CDS encoding PH domain-containing protein, which yields MVFRSKGDISFFTLIFLVVLIMANIPLHPVYKEVSLSIIINIFGIFIISLGFILWYGASIKYVFCKDYLLIKGGPFRRKIPYQNITKVSPKTDGFTGYRISSFDKGLELFLKSANLGSIKILPMDKMEFITELRKRCSNTQI from the coding sequence ATGGTTTTCCGTTCAAAAGGAGACATTTCTTTTTTTACACTTATATTTTTAGTAGTTTTAATAATGGCTAATATACCACTGCATCCTGTTTATAAAGAAGTATCATTATCAATTATAATTAATATATTTGGTATCTTTATAATTTCATTAGGTTTTATATTGTGGTATGGAGCTTCTATTAAATATGTTTTCTGTAAAGATTATCTATTAATTAAAGGCGGGCCATTCAGAAGGAAAATTCCGTATCAAAACATAACAAAGGTTTCTCCAAAGACAGATGGATTCACTGGTTATCGAATTTCATCATTTGATAAGGGACTTGAACTATTTTTGAAATCAGCAAACCTTGGAAGTATAAAGATTTTACCAATGGATAAAATGGAGTTCATCACCGAGTTAAGAAAAAGATGTTCTAATACACAAATTTAA
- a CDS encoding DUF5694 domain-containing protein, which translates to MRPEVMIVGVYHLGDTSDLIKFESKDDNDLKLQAKEVVDALSRFNPTKLAVEAEWEVQSKLNESYRKYQLDDPKPTKNEIQMIGFPLAKKSGLSEVSCVDWRGDDNEDTSLEDILKYAEEYEPERYKKIMTTYVEPMQREFEKLSQLSILEGYKRVNEAETVKKMHQVYMELAMIGKKKDYYATGWLTWWYKRNLIIYTNVRRLISNPQDRILLLVGGGHVHLIKQFLEESEVCTVIDANEYLN; encoded by the coding sequence ATGAGACCGGAAGTGATGATCGTCGGGGTGTATCATTTAGGAGACACATCGGATTTAATCAAGTTTGAAAGTAAAGATGATAATGATTTAAAGCTACAAGCAAAGGAAGTCGTTGACGCACTAAGTCGGTTTAATCCCACAAAACTGGCTGTCGAAGCTGAATGGGAAGTACAATCAAAGTTAAATGAAAGTTATCGGAAGTACCAATTAGATGATCCGAAACCAACGAAGAATGAAATACAAATGATCGGTTTTCCTTTAGCTAAAAAATCGGGGTTAAGCGAAGTTTCTTGTGTCGATTGGAGAGGTGACGATAATGAAGACACATCATTAGAAGATATACTTAAGTATGCAGAAGAATATGAACCTGAACGCTATAAGAAAATAATGACAACGTATGTAGAACCGATGCAACGCGAATTTGAAAAATTATCCCAGCTCTCGATTTTAGAAGGTTATAAGCGTGTGAATGAAGCAGAAACTGTTAAAAAGATGCACCAAGTTTACATGGAACTCGCGATGATTGGAAAAAAGAAAGATTATTACGCAACAGGTTGGTTAACTTGGTGGTACAAACGCAACTTAATTATTTACACGAATGTGCGAAGGCTGATTTCAAATCCACAGGATCGGATTTTGCTATTGGTCGGCGGCGGCCACGTTCATCTTATTAAACAATTTTTGGAGGAATCCGAGGTGTGTACAGTGATTGATGCGAATGAATATTTAAATTAA
- a CDS encoding DinB family protein, with the protein MEQTIFQHMETVRGITEESIKKIPEELADRVPIGFNNSIRWNFGHIAFIQERLVFAVLGEKMNVPSNYEELFSGGTKPADWKITPPSFADILSVLTEQKSRIKDAIEGNINEPLPDPFTNRLGITFHTRGETFLFSFYHEAMHMEAIKRIYRAITVE; encoded by the coding sequence TTGGAACAAACAATTTTTCAACATATGGAAACAGTGCGTGGCATAACGGAGGAATCTATAAAAAAGATACCAGAAGAGTTAGCTGATAGAGTACCTATAGGTTTTAACAATAGTATTCGTTGGAATTTCGGTCATATTGCGTTTATACAGGAAAGGCTCGTATTTGCAGTTTTAGGGGAAAAGATGAATGTGCCAAGCAATTATGAAGAACTATTTAGCGGTGGAACTAAACCAGCTGACTGGAAAATAACTCCGCCATCATTTGCAGATATTCTTTCTGTATTAACCGAACAAAAATCAAGAATAAAGGATGCTATTGAAGGAAATATAAACGAGCCACTACCAGATCCATTTACAAACCGATTAGGCATCACATTTCATACCAGAGGGGAGACATTTCTCTTTAGCTTTTACCATGAAGCAATGCATATGGAAGCGATTAAAAGAATCTATCGTGCGATTACGGTGGAATGA